The sequence CTGTCATTACGCACGGCTGTGCTGCTCATTATACCGTCCGTATAATTAATTCATCGCATGAACCTGTGAAGTGATATCTCACAAATGTATCAACGGTGGTTTATAGCGTTCATATCTAAACTGACATTACAAGATGTGTCACAGCTAATTAAACAAAAAGAATATTAACAGACAgataaaatgttgtaaatgtaaattagaAGACGGATAAGAAGTAATCACAAAAAGTAATTAATCAATGTTGCCCTAAGAAATGCGTCTTTGAGATTTTACAAATCTgtgtaaatacaaaaaacaaaaagaaaacaaaactaaaaaggaACAATCACacaccagtcagtcagtgcagccaaaaatcagtgttttactAAGAGATTTCGTCTCTCACCTGACATTTCGTCTCCACCTCATCATCACCCTCAGATCGCTCTAGATAAACATCAAGTGCAATATATGCACGTTCTGTTGTTATAAATACCAGTTTATGTGCAGGAAATGGCAGGTATGCACGGTTTTTGTGCGTACACATCAATCATATGTGTGGCCCACACATGATGTAGAAATGTAATTTATGGCTTTATAACGACATCCTACTAAACTCgtgttgatatttaacttatATATCGATTGATTTTCTGTTGAATATCTACAGGGGACTAGTCAAAGAAGGTGCTACCTGACATTGTGGTACTGTAGATGTACATGCAGCAGTAAAATAGTGCTATAATTTTTATCACCATCATCCCTGCATTCTGGTTTAACACGCAGTCAGAAGCCGAGTGTGAAGATAAAAGGATGTTGGACAGACTCACAGAACTCAATTCCCCTGAGCAGGTCCTGGAAGTAAAATCGAGCCTGGTCCTCACTGAACGGTTTATCTGTTGGCACCTCCATCACAGCcctgagtacacacacacacacacgcatgcacgcacgcacgcacacacacacacacacacacacacacacacacacacacacacaattagcaATCATTACTAATGAAACAGAGCTCGTTCCAGTGTCACAGTGATAATGGTAAAAGAGGCTTAACTCACCCCTGCTTGACCAGCTCAAACACTGTGAGAGAGACACGAGTAAGGTTCGTTCTGTTACCAAAATGCAGAGCAGGTCAACACATGATCTATTAAAATGAGTTTGAAATGACCTCTGTTCATGCATGGCTTCATATGAATCAGTATAcatatgtgtatctgtgtgtgtgtgtgtgtgtgtgtgtgtgtgtcacatctTACCCATGTACAGGTGGTCCTCACTGGGGTCGTCCAAAACCTGGAGCCGAGTCACAGAGAAAGGGAAGTGAGtggaaaacacaccaacatacTGATATAAAGTTTGATGTAAGAATCACTTGACCAAAACCAGGTGTAAAATGAGTTAATCCACAATCAAAAACTAATCCTGATTTAGTAAATCCAAGTTAAGAGgtttaaattgaaattaaacAATTAGAGTTAAatgctttcacaagcatttaatcaTAAGATATCTGACATCAATCCAACATCACTGACTCTTAAATATATTATTCTAATAATTATAAAcctaattttcttgtaaatttttaaaaaatatgtttttggtcattttcttgcaattttactttaatttttgcttcttttttactttttctaattttctagtagtattttacttaattttctgatggctttttattattattatcattagtagtagtagtagtagtagtatcatcatcattattgttttctttttttgactaATTATCTGGTCATTTTTTGGCAACTAaatcttctgtttctgttgtaacttaattttcagatttttttctaatttttgggccattttttctaatttccccttttcacttgtttttgaaagaaatcaagtgattttgctcaggtttcaaagggttcaaAGTTAAACCTCCTTAGGTTTTAGTTTAAAGTTAATACCACATCACAGTTTATTTAAATTGTTAGGTTTTGGTGCAACAACATTAAATTCAAGCTAagtcataatatcatgatatggcatacaTGTTGTCTTCTCCTGATTTTAGAGGCTGTACAACATTAAcaggatgcagttttctgaattaGACTGTTGTAGGTGTTCTGCCTCAATCAAAATTACTAAGTACCGTTTGTCAAAAATCTGTTGTGTGTTAAACgtcttatgaaaacaccaacagtCTTCTATACAATCAAGTCTGTTGTGATGAATGACTTTTGCCCATATCACTGACATATTTGGAATAATCCTGAATGAAAAAACTGTTTGGATCTCTTCATCAGTCTTTCTGCCACACTCCACTGAGGCTGCTTTCCAATTTGTTGCCGTCAGTGAGTTGGAAACGTCCCTCCGTCGCTGTCGGGACAGAAGTGGAGCAATCAATACGCTTGGCCCAAACTGTGTGAACATTTTGGCTCTGTTCAACAATGGAATATCTTAGCTTGAGCAGGCCTGactgtgaaaacaacaaaacaaaacacaacaacattcTGTCCTGCCAAGTTATAACGTTTGGCCTTTTCATTATCCAACTCTGTTAATGAAAAGAGGCCAAAAATCTGGTTCTGAAAGtgaattaaaacatgaaattttgGTGGTTTAACATTTTATCATCACagacaataacaaaacaataaatatacacaatTCTGTGTAGCCCCTCATCGTTCTGCCACTTTCTTTAGACccattttagtgtgtgtgtgtgtgtgtgtgtgttaacttcAACAGTAGAAGCCAAATAGAAGTGGTGAACATCATCTGAAACCTGGAAACCAGTTGAATgctttgagatgcagctcagcgcTGTGTGTCAAGATATAGTTATAAGATATAGGTTATAGTGATAAATTTTTAATAAgcattgtgttttggttaggtgtctatttatttatttatttacattttataagGGTTAGgactagggatggcgaaaatggaaaattttcttggtcgaccaccggggcctcattaatcggtttatttcggttaaccgagaatattattttactgtctgtaaaccataaaagaataaccgcaacaaaatagaagctagcagcgctagcaccggcgccattgtcttgccccggacgcataccactacgtccgcgacaaacataagcttggctcgtttctcccgtagatatctataatatctataatataagtataatatactataatataattattatcgatatctatggtttctccggtctgtctctaccgagctgagctctgtgcgtaatgacgtcatcgaaacccggcagagcgtcccgtcgccatggtTACCGTATTAAACCGTATGTAAGCGCATTAGCAACTTCTCcgccttcaggaacagttggaatttttcgatcgataaaatcttacggtagttacggtatttacaatctgacatgcgcatttgtgtcggcgacgacatgttcggactagagtgcctgtagagagagtgGCGACAACTCCGTCACTCCAACGGTtccgttttttcacagcaatggcggcgtaaggagaccctctctctacaggcactctagttcgggcttaaagggtttttaaccgacaagattattcggttaaagttcaaacggtcaacaaccggtcaaacggccaccggttagcatccctagttAGGACATTATGATTGGAGCACATAATGGCAACTCCCATGCTCAATTATGTGTCAAAAGTTACCATTTGCTACACagatgcaaaatgcaaaacaattttTGACCACTGGAGAATTTATAAAAATGGTcgaaaatggtcaaaaatccccCGAAAATATCACATTAGAACACCAAGActttgaggaacaccacagaaaaattcatgctgtgatttggtgttgaaaatgtttggcatctggagatttctgtaagaagtGCATTTTTCAATGATTGCATAGCGAGCACCTCGGTTCTGGAGATTGCTCAGAAACTCGCCCTTAATTGTCGACACAACTGGAAAACCAGAAATCCTCTGAATGACGTCAGGTTTCAacaaatggctgctatgggggctaacatcatcacacaggaatcataCTCACAAATATACTCACCTCCACTAGTTTCACTACGTTAGGATGGTCCAGCTTTTTCAGGATGGCAATCTCTTGATAGACTCGCTCCAGGGGCCCTTTGGGTTGAGGAGGACCCTCGGGTGCTGCTTTGGCGCCACGTGGAGGAGGTCTCCctggtggaggagagaagaaaacaggacGGGAGTCAGAGACAGGCGGGGAAAggatgagaggagggagagatttAGTGTTGACATGAGGTGTCAGTGCACACTGTGGAAACGTTAGAGATTGTGCTCTCTGCTGTCAACTTACGTGGGAAACCTGCCTGCCTCATCAGCTTCTTCTTGGACAACACCTTCATGGCCTACggaagaggaagagcgagaGGGAGCCGGAGAGACAGGTGGGTGGGAGATGaagcaaagaaacagagaggtAAGAGGCAGTGAGATACAGTCAAGTGAACTGCTGCAAAACCGCATTTCACCACAGATGACAACAGAATAAGAGCTGCACAAATAATATAGCTATTTTAACAAATCCAGGTGCTGAGCTGCCATTTGTCAAGCCTGGATCCAGCCCCTGTGAATTTCCACGCCCACATTTTTAATTACGTGGTGATTCCTGAGGTCTGGAACTGCTCTCATTCCCAGGGGGAAGATTTGACCATATGTCTAAGATACCCGACCGGTTGGTTCTTTGGTGGCGCCCTCACAGTGCACAGTGAGAAGTAAACAAGTCAACAACAAATCCCTCTGTGCTCAAGGAAATGTTTCAGCACTGATAAATTAAAAGATGAACAATTAGCCGGTCTTAAAAGATGCTGTTGTCGTGGCGATGCCTGATGATGCAGTTACTGGGCACTGCaatatgacaaaaacacaaaacacattctcttaaaaatgcactgggaaTATACTGCAATAGAAATGGTAGATGTTTaattaattggattaattaCCCAGAGAATGGCGGTGGACTTTCCTAGGAACAAACTAATTGAAACTAATTGGCCTTTCCCTAATCTAAGCCATAACCAACGGGGTACGAATCGTTGGATCATCATATTGAAATGCCGACCCTGAGTCGATCTAGAAACTGAGTCGGGTACAGCCCTACATTTCAGACTGTACAACAGAGACACCTGGGGAagtaagaaaaacatgaaagtgGCTAGAAATTAAGTGATGCATGCTCTGTATGCCGATCAAAACctcttctttgtttcttttttgttttttcaaattgcCTCAGAATCAAATGTGAGCATCTCTTTCATGAGACAATTTTagcaaacacactttttttaattgtctaaACGTTTCAGTTATTACAACATAATGATAATAGTCACTGGCagataatgtgacatttgggccttgtgttttttttttttattgttgttttttttttttggaaggatTATTAAAATAATCCTGATGTCACTGTCAGCACCATGCTGGTGTAGTAATCATGAGCAGCAAATAAGTCAAATAATTGCTGTGCTATTACATCAGCCAATTAACTGGATGCATTTGCTGGATGGAGATTTCAAATGAAATCTCACCTCACAGTTAACGTTACGGGTTTTCATCAAGTTACTGTTCGTGGGATGAGTGACAAAACATCTGGAATGAGAGATAAATGAGAGGGAGGattactcagtgtgtgtgtgtgtgtgtgtgtgtgtgtgtgtgtgtgtctatgtatgtagGACTTACATAGTATGTGTTGTCATCTTCATTGTAAGCCAGCTTGACAACACCATAGGAGCCCTTGTCAGAGAATAAGTAAAACAGAAGTATGAGAAAATAAGTGTGAGATTCAGCAGCTGTCAATCcttaacataaaaaataaaacaccacacTGTGTAAAGGAACTGAAGAAATACACACgagagcaaacacaaacacacaaacacacacacacaagcttcaCTCTAAAGCTGAGGGAAGTGAGTGGGCTGACACTCAAAAGAGGACCAGCTGCTTCAAAGCAAGAACAGAGAAATTCAaatcatctctccctccctctctctctctctctctctctctctctcactcactctctctctctccctctttcatttctgATTTCAGGCTAATTATGGAAACTGAATCTGGTTTGTGCTACCAAGCCTGCCCTACCCACACACAGGAAATTCAGAATAAAAACTAGACCCAATTAGTAGGAAAGCTTTCCCTCTCTGCTTGTATGCACAAATTCATGCACGCAGACATGGGCACatatggagagatggagggagagagagagagagagagagagagagagagagagagagagagagagagagagagagagagagagagaggggggcaggaTCGGTCCCCGCTGGGAGAGCAGATTGGGGAAGCAGCACAGAGATGAGCTGATAACAGAAGCTTCTCCAACAGTCCTGAAAAGCTCCCCCCGCTGTCTCcactaaacacaaacacacacacacacacacacacacacacacacacacacataaacacaaggacttacatgtaaatgcaaacatttttcttaaaacccACTTGCATTATCACATATACATTCAAATATGCACACCTAcacacttgcaaacacacacacacacacagacacacacacacacatactcggATCCACTCAGCTTCATACAACCCTTTAGAGAGCGCCTATTTATACCAGCCTCTCATCCATCCTACAACTCTCCCATGGCCTGGTGGTTTACAGAGAGTTTGGGAAACGAGGACAGCCGGGAGAGAAGATGTCAGAGGCTGTTACTGCACTGTCCTTGATGATGTGCGCTACTTAACAGACACGCAGCGAGCGGAGGAGAGacgagagagcagagagaaaacagaggaactgTGAAAGGCAGTAATCAGGGAGTCATACCTTTCCAATCTCATCCTTCAGCTTGTACTGGTTGAGCTGCACACAGTCCTTGGAGGGAAAAGGAGGGGAGTGAAAATAGAAggagaacattttatttttcgaTTTCAGATGATGCGGTGATACTGtctgcctttttctgtctttctttgcaTTTAGATACTCTACATGCATGACCTGTGTTTCTTGCAAGGTCTTATTTACCTAAGTATGACACGAAATCCCATCAATTACATTTTCTCAACAACGACAAAAATCTGCTATGTTCAGTCTTCTGGGATTCATTGTTCCAAGAAATGCTGGATGTCTCCCGACATGCAAAAAGATCTGCTCAGCTTATCAACCCCCCCTGTTGTAAGGTAACACCTCGATGTTACCAAATCTGGGTTTGCGGTGAATCAGAGTCCACAGCAGACATTAAATACACCCAAAACAAAGAATCTGGCAGTTTACATTTTGAAGGTAGTCCTATCAGCTGATCTCACTCTCTTGGTAAAAACAGGCCccccaccttgttatgatgtggtaaagaacGATCGATAccactcaattctcaaaagaGCAGACTTTAGAAATGCACTttaccccatcataacccaaaatggGAGAGACGTTTGCTCCATTTCTTAATGCTTTTGTGTACatctgacatcaaaacattggATTGAAGACAGCCGTTTAAAAGTGTttgcatgaacctgaggggttttatcccTTCTCAATATCGTTCTTAACATCAGTAAATAAAGTGCTGTGCCTCATGAAACTGTCTATGGCTGggtaatatggacaaaatcaaatatcacttttttttttttttttttgccgaaTACCTCAATGTCAATACTGGAacgatattgtagggatgagtactggtgttttcataagaCATTTACAAGATTTTTTGACAAACACTCATTAGTAATTGGGATATTATTAATAAGCAGCCAGAGACAACTATTGGACCATAGCTACAGCTCAAACAGTCTAAcaattcagaaaactgcatccctttactgtaatacagcctttaaaaccaggaaaaggcaaaaATTATCCCacatcatgatattatgatatctaaaatcccagatgataatTAGTCTTGAATCGCAATATTGATTAATTATCAATATATTGGCCAGCCTTTAAGGTTAGAAAGCATCTCTGGGAGTCTGCCACTGATTAGGAGTCAGAAAATATCGAATATCAGCAACAAATTTCCATCCCGGATGATAAAGTTGTATTGAAGTTGTATGGAATAACCTACTAAAAAGGAAAGTGACAGCCTGCTGAAAGAAAATGTCACCTCAATCAGTTTCAAAAGTGACATTTGGAGCACCAGTATGTGTCCCATGGCCACGCTGAGCCCAACAGCACATCCGACAGCTAGAGGATTCAAGCTTGGCAAGGTGACTCTTCACGCAGGAGCTCTGGGCATCACGGTGGATTCAAAATTTAGGAGGCGTATGGGACACCGTCACTGAGGTGACAAGGGTTTCTAACTTTAACTCTAAATTCATGTGAGAGGAAAGAGAACTGTACAAGAAAGTTTACAGACTATGAGCTCCATTTTTCTTAACTACTAATAAATGAAAGGCCACAGAGGTTAACAGTGCCAGTGTGCCCATTACATTACACTTTGCTtactgtcaatcacctgacgtccacaaaaacatgttgccttTCAAACTTCATACACCGCACACTAAAATAACTTTACTGTAACTTCACTGGGAACGAACAACATGTTTCACTCAACAAAATTAAGTTGTCACAGGTGTGATAAATACATATCGGTCAAATGACCAGCCatcactgtttcatttttttcaaagcatttcaacatttcttatcaaaatgtgtttctaaCTAAGTCAAGCTAtggaaaatgtatatataatataattaatataattattattatataattctTATAATTCCTAtattaatcatgttttttgaaaaatgtaatgttgtGGAATTATGTCATGGGTTTTGCAATATGATTCAccttttaatgaaaatgttaaaattctTTTGTGataaatatgcatttatatgtatttattaagtGTTTATCAGATCTGTGACCACTTAATTTTGTTCAGTGAACCCGAGGAAGCAACGGGGGAAACGTGTTATTCGCACATAAAAATACGTCAATGGAAACACGGCTACAGACGGCACCATACAGCACCATATGTCACTGGTATTCTCCTTAAAGGCAGAGGGTGTGTTGGCTCTCTGGAATCCACGTTGCTGCATAGATAAACATTGACCAGTTTTGTTTATCTTAAAGCACAAGCGCCCTGCAGACTGTGGAGTTTCTACCTACAGGACATCTACATGTGTCTGCGTCTACGTACAACTACACGGGAGCAACAGCAGCTCTACTGTCTACATCTGCAGAGACTGTAAGACCTTACCTTCACAGAGATCCACAGAGATcagtgtgtgccagtgtgctgctgctgctgttttaagaCTGGAGACAAACGCACATGTAGCTCTGCTTACGGTCAGACAACtgtgatactgtgatatttatTAGTCGCTTGGGATGACTACATCCATAAGAACTGgtgtctctgtgtatttatttgtgcatgtgtttatttacgTGTAATGCTTTTGCCTTATTAGATGTTTATCAAATAGTTGGGATATTTATTTCTCCACTGTTTGGTGCATTTCACTGAGGGAAGCAGACAGacggtgtaaaaaaaaaaaaaaaagcttctggTGTGCTTGAGGGCTGAGAGCCAGAGTATAGGCACTGTAGTGAACATAAGGCAGTATGTTCAAATTTAAAGAAGAATCAGCTGACTCAAGCTGGTCACACTGCACAGAGGGCAGTGCTGAATAAACTGGAACAGTTTTTGTCAAATATCTGAAATGTGGTAAAGCCCTTGGGAGCATTGCAGCAGGTGTATTGGTATTGAGGACCGGACAAAAAACGTCTTTAAAGACTGCGTagctgcagccagcagccagTCTGCAGGGTGATGTAAGAGGAAGGAGTAGGAAGGTGTGGATGTGATGCACACACTCCTTATTAAATAATTTAGTTAAGAAAATGAAGGAGGATATCCACAGTGGCTGTCATTTTACATTAGCACATTTTCTGTGACTTTCCTTATGCATCATTAACTAAAACAAATTTCTTTGGTTCTAGAGAAGCTGAGATTAAACTGTTGGTTCATTAAGGCAAACAGtagttttatgatttttttatgtgagcAGTGTTGATTTTCTCCCATAATGAACAATCCCTGCAAAATAATCAGTTGTTTGATTTGTTCTTGGTAACAAATACAATCCCATAAAAGTTTTAGAAGATAAAGCTATGACATTCAGTTCCAGAAACCTGTGGGTTTTCTAGCTCTGGTGCCTGGTATCCTTGTTTTCCTGGTATTCTTGTATTCCTAGTATACTCATATTAATAGTATCCTTGTATTCCTAGCATCCTCATATCCCTAGTGCACTCGTATTAATAGTATCCTCGTGTTCCTGATAttggttttgtttacattcaatATTTCCCATGAAAACACCTGGAAGCCTATTTCCATGGCAGTAGCTGTAGCGGTAGTGAAGGTGTTGAAACCCAGCTGTATTCTCTCGGTAATGTGGCCAACTTATTTGTGCAGTTTCCTGACCCGCATCATCCCAGTGATATCTGAATAAAGGTGACTGGAACAGAAGCTAACACCACTAGAAGCAGGAGTACATAATTAACAGAGGGAAACTGGGCGGACTTAAACaaaagccaatcaaatcagcttcTCTCATTCCCCTTCACAACTGATGCATTCACATTGTTGTATGTAATATGTTGCCAGATAAAATGTGATACAGACAAAGCAAGGACCCAGTTTTCCTTGTGTGCactaaaaatagtaaaaacatATTCCAGACCGCTAAAAGTTGGAATTTTATCAGCCACAAGGCTTGACCCTACCTGGAGGTCAGTGATGGAAACACGGTGGGACTCCACGGTGGGCCTGCGGGGCAGGCGGGGAGACGAGTGGGGTGAGGTGATGGGGGAGTATGGCAGTGAGGGGTAAATGTAGCGCCCGTTGAGTCCCGGGGAGCTGCAGGGCGATGTGGAGGTTTGCGAGCGCTCCTGCAGCGACAGTTTCCTGTCTGACAGGCTCAGGCGTCCCCGCTGCTCCTGGCCGTCAGGTAGCAGGGCCTCCGGTCGGCCAACAGTGTGGGACAGCAGGTCACAGGACGGAGTCCGGAACGGCGGCGCCGCAGAGGAGGCAGGTTCAGGCGTCTCAGAGCTGTCCATGTCCTCCACCTGAGATGTAATACAACGTTTCTGATCATCTATTTCATCATCATATCATGATGAAATAGAAGAAATAAAATCACTCCATGAAACACAGCCAATGTGTGATCATTTAGTAAAGACTAAAAATGTTGAATTAAGTTAAAAAAGTCAGCCCGGGTTGTCTTGTcttacctcctcctcctctccgtccGCTCCGTGTGGCCGGCTGGGTTCGTACTCCGTGACCACGATGAGGGACTCCATGGGGTCCGGCGAGGGCGACTCGGAGTGTGTGTTCAAGGGCGGCGCGGGGCAGCTGCACAGCAGGTCAGGCAGGGGCTGCGAGGGCTGCGTCGGGGGGGCATGACTGCCGCAGGAGGCCGGCGGCTCAGCAGACGGCCAGGGGGTTACATGGCAAGGATACATGGCGCCTCTTCACAAAGACTGACAACCAGAGCTCCATCAGAGAGGGAACCTCAGGGGGGACAGTCACTGAAACAAAGGAAATCACaggataaaaatgcatgtagCACAGGGCAGCGGTTTGTAAAACTTTTCGTGATCCAGACCGCCCAAGCTGACTTTCAATAAGCCCCGGACCCCCatttgaatcagaatcagaaatacgtatattgatccccgaggggtcaccaggtcagctgcagttgttcAAGTTctacagagaaaaatgtccataagcataagtgaaattataagaaaaagtaaaagaaaataagaaatataaaaacactggcattggaaatttgtaaataaaagtgcattatgtaaaaaatatgtgcattaatgctAAAATAATAGAAATTGAGAATATGTAATTTgtatacctatatacaccatatataaACCAGGATACTGGAGTGAACTATTAattattaaagctgcaagcagcgttggacgggccctcgccccccgtgcacgtcggggacggtgCGCGCGTCAAAGCGCAGACAATTTGTCCGTTTATGCCAGTTttgagggtatttttcggtgcttttattttgaaagagttttgggcttttattttgaaaggccgcggaagtcctagtgtgtgaccgacaagactactggcagctgctgcatgatcacaccaaaatgcaggcacacacactcactcactcactcactcacacaaacacacacacacacacacacacatacgcacgtgcacacacacacacgcacacacacgacgccaacaaaaacccactggtagtacattcgctgctggtgcccctctggccactagcagcgcccctccagcagatggcgctcttagcatgtcctagtgtgtgactgacttgagtactggcagctgtggcatgatcacaccaaaatgcaggcagacagagaaatcctcattcaatccagtggagaaatccagaaaacccacccctgtttgaggggtcacagctcggtcaccgtttgagttacagacttgattcaaagcttaaacgaggcacgagactcggatctataaatctcccatttacatgattttgctatcttttactgtttttgagttatggcagttttagtttgagagtgttttctgctccctctgagctcttacaatgggtgtgtattgcgcattcctgaggcagctagagtgagtcacatgtccaggcagagtgcagagcagagcacaccagagtcaaaaatgtttgaaaagtcttcatagctcccacaaacttggtccaatccacatcaaaactacatatttttgtaggaatttttgtcctctttccatctgcatagttttcaaagctgtcagacttttactttagactccaggggcttaattagtgcccagtgtcagcctctgcacaccaaactccatgggaaaaaatgaggttttggttttggccactctgactttgagggcttataaaatccaaactaatcgagtaatgacgaaatccttcagaacttttgttcagcactgtgtcctctgtcatctgtcaaATTTTCAAGCCGATTCCATTTATGCCCtcggaggagatagattttgctCCAAGCGGAATTTTGGATGAGAACGTgaatttgaaatgcaaattgcggacttcctgttgattttaggtggggggtgtcagcgcatgaattgtagtgcttgatgagacctacatttcggcattggtttggtctttctagcacattcctgtgggccgcagcggctgcctttgtgtgcctaggtggcgctaccgagcccatttttgcacttagggggtccgtttgtccattttatccaatttttcaccagacctggcct comes from Myripristis murdjan chromosome 12, fMyrMur1.1, whole genome shotgun sequence and encodes:
- the camkk2 gene encoding calcium/calmodulin-dependent protein kinase kinase 2 isoform X3, translated to MYPCHVTPWPSAEPPASCGSHAPPTQPSQPLPDLLCSCPAPPLNTHSESPSPDPMESLIVVTEYEPSRPHGADGEEEEVEDMDSSETPEPASSAAPPFRTPSCDLLSHTVGRPEALLPDGQEQRGRLSLSDRKLSLQERSQTSTSPCSSPGLNGRYIYPSLPYSPITSPHSSPRLPRRPTVESHRVSITDLQDCVQLNQYKLKDEIGKGSYGVVKLAYNEDDNTYYAMKVLSKKKLMRQAGFPRRPPPRGAKAAPEGPPQPKGPLERVYQEIAILKKLDHPNVVKLVEVLDDPSEDHLYMVFELVKQGAVMEVPTDKPFSEDQARFYFQDLLRGIEFLHYQKIIHRDIKPSNLLVGEDGHIKIADFGVSNQFEGADALLTSTVGTPAFLAPETLSETRKNFSGKALDVWAMGVTLYCFVFGACPFMDERILSLHQKIKTQPVELPERADISEDLKDLLLKMLDKNPESRISVPQIKVHPWVTRHGAEPLPPEDDNCCMLIEVTEEEVENSVKHIPSLATVILVRTMLRKRSFGNPFDWGRREDRGSLSAPGQTLTKGRAGNVRYCYIHRNRRAATA
- the camkk2 gene encoding calcium/calmodulin-dependent protein kinase kinase 2 isoform X2, with translation MYPCHVTPWPSAEPPASCGSHAPPTQPSQPLPDLLCSCPAPPLNTHSESPSPDPMESLIVVTEYEPSRPHGADGEEEEVEDMDSSETPEPASSAAPPFRTPSCDLLSHTVGRPEALLPDGQEQRGRLSLSDRKLSLQERSQTSTSPCSSPGLNGRYIYPSLPYSPITSPHSSPRLPRRPTVESHRVSITDLQDCVQLNQYKLKDEIGKGSYGVVKLAYNEDDNTYYAMKVLSKKKLMRQAGFPRRPPPRGAKAAPEGPPQPKGPLERVYQEIAILKKLDHPNVVKLVEVLDDPSEDHLYMVFELVKQGAVMEVPTDKPFSEDQARFYFQDLLRGIEFLHYQKIIHRDIKPSNLLVGEDGHIKIADFGVSNQFEGADALLTSTVGTPAFLAPETLSETRKNFSGKALDVWAMGVTLYCFVFGACPFMDERILSLHQKIKTQPVELPERADISEDLKDLLLKMLDKNPESRISVPQIKVHPWVTRHGAEPLPPEDDNCCMLIEVTEEEVENSVKHIPSLATVILVRTMLRKRSFGNPFDWGRREDRGSLSAPGQTLTKQESGDGMRSMELPYVGEDEALS
- the camkk2 gene encoding calcium/calmodulin-dependent protein kinase kinase 2 isoform X1, yielding MYPCHVTPWPSAEPPASCGSHAPPTQPSQPLPDLLCSCPAPPLNTHSESPSPDPMESLIVVTEYEPSRPHGADGEEEEVEDMDSSETPEPASSAAPPFRTPSCDLLSHTVGRPEALLPDGQEQRGRLSLSDRKLSLQERSQTSTSPCSSPGLNGRYIYPSLPYSPITSPHSSPRLPRRPTVESHRVSITDLQDCVQLNQYKLKDEIGKGSYGVVKLAYNEDDNTYYAMKVLSKKKLMRQAGFPRRPPPRGAKAAPEGPPQPKGPLERVYQEIAILKKLDHPNVVKLVEVLDDPSEDHLYMVFELVKQGAVMEVPTDKPFSEDQARFYFQDLLRGIEFLHYQKIIHRDIKPSNLLVGEDGHIKIADFGVSNQFEGADALLTSTVGTPAFLAPETLSETRKNFSGKALDVWAMGVTLYCFVFGACPFMDERILSLHQKIKTQPVELPERADISEDLKDLLLKMLDKNPESRISVPQIKVHPWVTRHGAEPLPPEDDNCCMLIEVTEEEVENSVKHIPSLATVILVRTMLRKRSFGNPFDWGRREDRGSLSAPGQTLTKGRAGNVRYCYIHSKQRRKQESGDGMRSMELPYVGEDEALS